In one Nicotiana tomentosiformis chromosome 6, ASM39032v3, whole genome shotgun sequence genomic region, the following are encoded:
- the LOC138894085 gene encoding uncharacterized protein, whose amino-acid sequence MKFQAHLILQRFVQFETYIRSSFRTLGYISKVLASLIYSIHAERVYQKGVMRFAKKGKLSPRFIGPFEVLRRVGEVAYEVALPPSLARVHPVFYVSKLWKYHGDPAHVLDFSLIQLDKDLSYVEEPVAILDRHVRKLRSKNIISVKAQWRG is encoded by the exons atgaagTTCCAGGCACATCTGATACTGCAGAGGTTCGTCCAGTTCGAGACGTACATCAG atCTTCTTTTCGTACTCTCGGGTACATTTCCAAAGTTCTAGCATCATTGATTTATAGTATTCATGCTGAAAGGGTTTATcagaagggcgttatgaggttcgcaaagaagggcaagctgagcccaaggttcattggtccctttgaggtgttgcggcgagttggggaggttgcttatgaggttgccttacctcccagtctagcaagaGTCCATCCAGTATTCTATGTTTCTaagctctggaagtatcacggcgatccggctcatgtgttggatttcagcttaatccagttggacaaagatctatcttatgttgaggagccagtggctattctggataggcatgttcgaaagctgaggtcaaagaacattattTCCGTGAAGGCTCAGTGGAGGGGTTAG